In Torulaspora globosa chromosome 1, complete sequence, a genomic segment contains:
- the MGL2 gene encoding putative carboxylic ester hydrolase (similar to Saccharomyces cerevisiae YMR210W), with translation MLRDILPNCLRVKHVLPDHPIVWQADEESLVGKSGTISMQELIDRYSPEFSHGAASLLHPMLVNGHLQTAYAAYKPFKTIDRVNYKRLILRYPDQGEGTVDFAVKSLDPQRDGDYVPPSQSAHELPKNYSYFDPDDPRQFSSDDRPMLIVLHGLTGGSAESYARTLVSRITKHYNFEACVFNARGCCQSTITTPQTYNGGWTNDIRFCVNELRSRFPNRRLYMVGFSLGASVLSNYIGEEAENSQIDCAVALGNPWDLAHSSYYINNTKMGAKFYSPALAQNLVDLSKTHMEVLKTHSKLGKRYETKMTNIHTVEHFDNLFTAPMFGYNTATEYYRNASSCNRLLSIRTPFLAINSLDDPIVGYEAMPEEEIRANPYTLLIETTKGGHVAWFENTKGKRWYTDPLCRFLSAFHREIVVKNLKLVVDAEELPHNNVGPVMTTNLKF, from the coding sequence ATGTTACGAGACATACTGCCCAATTGCTTGAGGGTGAAGCATGTGCTTCCGGACCATCCTATCGTGTGGCAggcagatgaagagtccTTGGTGGGTAAAAGTGGTACGATCTCGATGCAGGAGTTGATTGATCGGTATAGTCCCGAGTTTTCGCATGGAGCGGCTTCTCTGTTGCATCCTATGCTAGTCAATGGCCATTTGCAGACGGCGTACGCCGCTTATAAGCCCTTCAAAACTATCGATCGTGTTAATTACAAGCGCTTGATCCTTCGCTATCCCGATCAAGGTGAGGGAACAGTGGACTTCGCAGTGAAAAGTCTTGATCCCCAGAGGGACGGTGATTACGTTCCGCCGTCGCAAAGTGCTCATGAGTTACCCAAGAACTACTCGTATTTCGATCCCGATGATCCCCGGCAGTTCTCCTCAGACGATAGACCTATGCTCATCGTCCTGCATGGGCTCACGGGTGGCTCTGCCGAGAGCTATGCCCGGACACTGGTCAGTAGGATTACAAAACATTACAACTTCGAAGCATGCGTTTTCAACGCTAGGGGCTGTTGCCAGTCAACCATCACCACGCCGCAAACGTACAATGGGGGCTGGACGAATGATATACGGTTCTGTGTGAATGAGTTGCGGTCTAGATTCCCTAACAGAAGACTTTACATGGTTGGTTTTTCTTTGGGGGCATCGGTACTGAGCAACTATATCGGCGAAGAGGCTGAGAATTCTCAGATAGACTGTGCAGTGGCTTTAGGGAACCCGTGGGATCTGGCACACTCGTCCTATTACATAAACAACACCAAGATGGGGGCAAAATTTTATTCGCCTGCTTTGGCACAAAACTTAGTAGACCTCTCCAAGACCCACATGGAAGTGCTAAAGACCCACTCGAAGTTAGGCAAAAGGTACGAGACAAAGATGACCAATATACACACCGTTGAGCATTTCGATAATCTATTCACGGCTCCTATGTTTGGTTACAACACAGCAACTGAGTATTACAGAAACGCTTCATCTTGCAACCGCTTACTTTCCATCAGAACGCCGTTCTTGGCCATAAACTCACTCGATGACCCAATAGTCGGTTATGAAGCGATGcctgaagaagagataagAGCTAACCCCTACACTCTATTGATCGAGACCACCAAAGGTGGTCATGTCGCATGGTTCGAGAACACTAAGGGCAAGAGATGGTACACCGATCCATTGTGTCGCTTCTTAAGCGCGTTCCACCGGGAAATCGTTGTTAAGAACTTAAAGCTTGTGGTCGACGCTGAAGAACTGCCGCATAATAACGTTGGACCCGTGATGACCACTAACCTTAAATTTTGA
- the TPO4 gene encoding Tpo4p (ancestral locus Anc_8.723) produces MSRSPQNGDVMHLESSSSCEDLKQGSEIDEPQLNGKQLAELTARKRTEDESKTEESGEPIDPRSLDWDGPDDPENPHNWPGWKKWYTIMVVAFLCLVVTMGSSLYVSGVPELVARYHVNQTLALAGLTFYLLGSATIIGAPLSEVFGRKPVYLFSLPISMLFTMGVGLSNGHMRIILPLRFFSGVFASPALSVGSGTIMDIFDQDEVSVAMTFFCLAPFLGPVISPIMGGFATKSQGWRWSQWIQLIAGGLVLPFIAIMPETHKGVILRKRAKKNNVNLKKFSKEDQKAFLKLTLTITIFRPIKMLFVEPIVLVFSIYVAFIFAVLFGFFEAYPVIYHGIYHMNLGVSGLPFLGIGIGLWLGSIFYLYLDRKYLFPKAPEGTPELGPDERQSKRTAPYRGHRDPETNELLPVVPEKFLLACKFGSVALPIALFWQAWTARPDVHWMAPIAAGIPFGFGLILIFFTIIIYFSLCYPPLFVASCLAANTMLRYITSSVFPLFTIQMYENLKVKWASTLFALICVVMVPIPWVFERWGAKIRRRSMFGYAALIKQQAEAEDAGEEGSDHATITRVSTLKMYDDSHSLHPSERRPSVSHGPKPLKNTHAALKDSIYDQADKSDSAGEFADVVSDIV; encoded by the coding sequence ATGAGTCGTTCACCACAGAATGGGGATGTCATGCACCTTGAAAGTTCTAGTTCTTGTGAAGACTTGAAGCAGGGCTCAGAAATCGATGAGCCACAATTGAACGGTAAGCAATTGGCTGAGCTAACTGCGCGGAAGCGAACAGAGGACGAGTCAAAAACCGAAGAGAGTGGCGAGCCGATTGATCCTCGAAGCCTGGATTGGGATGGTCCCGATGACCCTGAAAACCCTCATAACTGGCCCGGTTGGAAAAAATGGTATACTATAATGGTTGTGGCATTTTTATGTCTGGTGGTTACCATGGGTTCGTCTTTGTACGTGTCTGGTGTTCCTGAATTAGTGGCCCGTTACCATGTCAACCAGACGTTGGCGCTTGCGGGTCTTACGTTCTATTTGCTCGGGTCTGCAACGATTATCGGGGCACCCTTGAGCGAAGTTTTTGGCCGTAAACCGGTTTACTTATTCTCACTGCCCATCTCGATGCTATTCACGATGGGGGTTGGTCTCTCCAATGGCCACATGAGAATAATTCTGCCGTTGAGATTTTTCTCTGGGGTTTTCGCATCCCCTGCGCTGTCTGTTGGTTCCGGTACCATTATGGATATCTTCGACCAGGACGAAGTGTCCGTGGCAATGACGTTCTTCTGCCTGGCACCTTTCCTTGGGCCGGTGATTAGTCCGATCATGGGAGGCTTTGCTACAAAAAGCCAGGGATGGCGCTGGTCGCAATGGATTCAGCTGATTGCTGGTGGGTTGGTCTTGCCCTTCATTGCCATCATGCCAGAGACACATAAGGGTGTGATTCTGAGGAAGCGGGCCAAAAAGAACAACgtgaatttgaagaagttctcGAAAGAGGACCAGAAGGCGTTTTTGAAACTTACTTTGACCATCACTATTTTCCGTCCTATCAAGATGCTGTTCGTCGAACCAATTGTTCTTGTATTCAGCATCTACGTGGCCTTCATCTTTGCAGTGCTTTTTGGGTTCTTCGAGGCTTATCCAGTTATCTACCACGGCATCTACCACATGAACCTGGGAGTATCGGGTTTGCCTTTCCTGGGAATTGGTATTGGCCTGTGGTTGGGATCCATCTTCTACCTATACCTGGACCGTAAATATCTATTTCCCAAGGCACCGGAGGGTACTCCGGAGTTAGGGCCAGACGAACGTCAATCAAAGAGGACGGCTCCTTATAGAGGACACCGTGATCCAGAAACCAACGAGCTACTGCCGGTCGTCCCGGAGAAATTTTTGCTGGCGTGCAAATTTGGCTCGGTCGCACTGCCTATTGCGCTCTTCTGGCAGGCTTGGACCGCCAGGCCCGATGTTCACTGGATGGCACCTATTGCAGCAGGCATTCCGTTCGGCTTCGGATTAATCctcattttcttcaccatcaTCATCTACTTCTCACTGTGCTACCCTCCATTGTTCGTTGCGTCATGTCTGGCTGCCAATACCATGCTAAGGTATATTACTAGCAGTGTGTTCCCACTTTTCACAATTCAGATGTACGAGAACTTGAAAGTGAAATGGGCCAGCACATTGTTCGCTCTAATATGTGTCGTGATGGTGCCAATTCCTTGGGTCTTTGAGCGATGGGGTGCCAAGATTAGAAGGAGGTCCATGTTTGGTTACGCTGCCCTGATTAAGCAGCAAGCTGAGGCAGAAgatgctggagaagaaggctcAGATCATGCCACAATTACCAGAGTGAGTACCTTGAAGATGTACGATGATTCGCACTCGCTGCATCCAAGCGAGAGAAGACCCAGCGTCTCTCATGGTCCAAAACCGCTAAAAAATACCCATGCCGCTCTCAAAGACTCAATCTACGACCAGGCTGATAAAAGCGACAGTGCTGGCGAATTTGCTGACGTAGTTTCTGACATCGTATAA
- the DML1 gene encoding Dml1p (ancestral locus Anc_8.724) has protein sequence MHEILTIAIGHRPNHLATQFFNCQEELLSNLSEKVNDPSIFLQPTIDRISKTVSYAPRGLLWDAKAGFGALATYQYHGSGDYYYADNASQELQSEMIMTQPRIAKAEYQSALDSGVDELPKLSPETTKYWSDYAKLIYPATSFNSLADWYHDVSNPNLPHFQKFDSRRFDNFEIGYQEFDDNYANDFLDGNLHAQLEQCDTLQGFNIITDMDSSWGGFASSMLLELRNELPKASFITWGYYQADPLTAQDPASARLTKRNIETLQNKIRSTVGLSEESDLVIPLYADEQLSNWEQAGLSCKIFDTVNALASQSNPQQRRSLEDIISCLTLSDVSRKFVSSILGAEPVDSSFFSRVALARSQPVHQHVFNSCRISRCSQPLAATPNSEDKTMKTYAYYPSDTIPEQYSQERSFTIEFSSTEIARNVFMQYEDVVSKYFRHDSDREELKDKLASMKSCYEYGWYDDEFSDDDM, from the coding sequence ATGCATGAAATACTGACCATTGCCATTGGGCACAGGCCGAATCACTTAGCTACtcagttcttcaactgccaagaagagctcTTATCCAACTTGAGTGAAAAAGTCAATGACCCATCCATATTCCTACAACCAACTATCGACAGAATCTCCAAGACAGTTTCATATGCACCTCGAGGTTTGCTTTGGGATGCCAAGGCTGGATTCGGTGCTCTGGCCACTTACCAGTACCATGGATCCGGTGATTATTACTACGCTGATAACGCTAGCCAAGAACTCCAATCCGAAATGATAATGACCCAACCAAGAATTGCGAAAGCTGAATATCAGTCAGCACTAGACTCAGGAGTTGATGAACTTCCTAAATTAAGCCCCGAGACGACCAAGTATTGGTCAGACTACGCAAAACTCATCTACCCAGCAACAAGTTTTAATAGTTTGGCTGACTGGTATCACGATGTCTCCAATCCGAATTTACCTCACTTCCAAAAGTTTGACAGCAGAAGATTCGATAATTTTGAGATAGGCTACCAGGAATTTGATGACAATTATGCTAACGACTTTCTCGATGGTAATCTGCATGCCCAATTGGAGCAGTGTGACACTTTGCAGGGTTTTAACATCATTACTGATATGGACAGCAGCTGGGGAGGCTTTGCCTCTTCGATGCTTCTCGAATTGCGAAATGAGCTGCCGAAGGCTTCGTTCATCACCTGGGGTTATTACCAAGCCGACCCATTGACAGCCCAAGATCCAGCTTCTGCAAGACTAACCAAACGCAACATCGAAACTTTACAAAACAAGATTCGTAGCACTGTTGGTTTATCAGAGGAATCAGACCTTGTCATTCCCTTATATGCGGATGAACAGCTATCGAACTGGGAGCAGGCAGGTCTGAGTTGCAAAATCTTTGATACTGTGAATGCTCTCGCTTCACAGTCAAATCCGCAGCAGAGGCGCTCATTAGAGGATATAATTTCTTGCCTCACTCTGAGCGACGTTTCCAGAAAGTTCGTTTCGTCGATATTAGGAGCTGAGCCAGTCGacagctccttcttctccagagTTGCCTTAGCGAGAAGTCAACCTGTCCATCAACATGTTTTCAATTCATGTCGCATCTCCAGGTGTTCACAACCGCTTGCAGCAACACCCAATTCTGAAGACAAGACAATGAAGACTTATGCGTACTATCCATCTGATACAATACCCGAGCAGTACAGCCAAGAGCGATCCTTTACAATTGAGTTTTCTTCCACTGAAATAGCTAGGAATGTCTTTATGCAATACGAGGATGTTGTCAGTAAATACTTCCGCCACGATTCTGATAgggaagaattgaaagaCAAATTAGCCTCAATGAAGTCCTGTTACGAGTACGGTTGGTACGATGACGAATTTTCTGACGATGATATGTga